In Falco cherrug isolate bFalChe1 chromosome 5, bFalChe1.pri, whole genome shotgun sequence, one DNA window encodes the following:
- the LOC114016532 gene encoding LOW QUALITY PROTEIN: butyrophilin-like protein 2 (The sequence of the model RefSeq protein was modified relative to this genomic sequence to represent the inferred CDS: substituted 1 base at 1 genomic stop codon), translating into MEEVFKMKLILLLSFALLIYILITRWLTGEVLVTVSSEPSVVSVGEQVTLSCQLTDSVPFNTSVLWYKLEKGKDAPLCASSSLGGVVDQCQDEERKRMACHWKRRALLLVIQAVQVAEEGTYVCAVNGSVVTKATMHLDVTAIGTKPTLYRDQQEENMCRYTCKSKNWYPKPEVIXTNYGGDMADVEANTNVTWSERDHFTVQSIITVPCDKVDVVCVVQLNKTKASQSGSLNDMTVGGTCAYKGRITGSFVKPKVMWINSQGEDLSSLALTSILQETDNSVAIESSIEIPCGQPPPSFVTAEREHSLQVPQQSGKQQLRLMYLGIL; encoded by the exons ATGGAGGAAGTGTTCAAAATGAAGCTCATACTGCTCTTGTCCTTTGCTCttctaatatatattttaattacaagGTGGCTTACAG GCGAAGTGCTTGTCACCGTCAGCAGTGAACCGTCAGTTGTCTCTGTTGGAGAGCAAGTGACTCTGTCCTGCCAGCTGACAGACAGTGTCCCCTTTAACACGAGTGTGCTTTGGTAcaaactggaaaaggggaaggatGCTCCACTGTGTGCTTCATCCAGCCTGGGTGGGGTGGTGGATCAGTGCCAGGATGAAGAACGGAAGAGGATGGCGTGTCACTGGAAGAGAAGAGCACTTCTCCTGGTTATCCAGGCAGTGCAAGTAGCTGAGGAGGGGACATATGTTTGCGCAGTGAACGGCAGCGTTGTCACAAAGGCTACTATGCACCTTGATGTTACAG CAATTGGTACCAAGCCAACTTTGTACAGGGATCAGCAAGAGGAGAATATGTGTCGCTACACGTGTAAGTCAAAAAACTGGTACCCAAAGCCTGAAGTTATTTAGACGAACTATGGAGGAGACATGGCAGATGTGGAGGCCAACACCAATGTAACGTGGAGTGAGAGAGACCATTTCACGGTGCAAAGCATCATCACAGTGCCTTGTGATAAAGTAGATGTGGTGTGTGTAGTCCAACTCAACAAAACCAAGGCAAGCCAATCAG GTTCCTTGAATGACATGACTGTGGGAGGCACTTGTGCGTACAAGGGCAGAATAACAGGTTCGTTTGTAAAGCCCAAAGTGATGTGGATTAATTCCCAAGGAGAAGACCTATCTTCACTGGCCCTGACAAGCATTCTACAGGAGACGGACAATAGTGTTGCAATAGAAAGCTCCATTGAGATACCCTGTGGACAACCACCACCTTCGTTTGTGACCGCTGAAAGGGAACACAGCCTACAGGTGCCTCAACAGTCAGGTAAGCAGCAATTAAGACTCATGTACCTTGGCATCCTCTGA